A stretch of Bradyrhizobium sp. CCBAU 53338 DNA encodes these proteins:
- a CDS encoding winged helix-turn-helix domain-containing protein: MPRASAKSLPQLSLRIDLDGEDRIGPGKIELLEQIREQGSISAAGRAMDMSYKRAWDLVDEINRICGHPAVEPQAGGKNGGGAMLTPFGEKLVERYRKIERDAARAVHKDLAALKSDIARSRKSS, encoded by the coding sequence ATGCCGCGCGCGAGCGCCAAATCCCTGCCCCAGCTCAGCCTTCGCATCGACCTCGATGGCGAGGACCGGATCGGGCCCGGCAAGATCGAGCTTCTGGAGCAGATCCGCGAGCAGGGCTCCATCTCGGCGGCCGGCCGCGCCATGGACATGTCGTACAAGCGCGCCTGGGATCTCGTCGACGAGATCAACCGGATCTGCGGACATCCCGCGGTCGAGCCGCAGGCCGGCGGCAAGAACGGAGGCGGCGCGATGCTGACGCCGTTCGGCGAGAAGCTCGTTGAGCGCTACCGCAAGATCGAGCGTGACGCCGCACGCGCGGTGCACAAGGATCTGGCAGCGCTCAAGAGCGACATCGCCCGTTCCCGTAAATCCTCTTGA
- a CDS encoding FMN-binding negative transcriptional regulator: MYIPPAFRDDDIESVHATIRAARLASLVTATSEGPIATPLPLFLDESEGKHGVLYGHVAKANPQWKLPPIGDALAIFSGPDAYVTPSWYATKQETEKVVPTWNYIAVHAYGPVEFFQDPERLLAVVTRLTNRHEGARAKPWAVNDAPADFIAAQLRGIVGVRIPVTRFEGKRKMSQNRPEADRIGVAAGLAASENAGDREVAPLIPLPG; encoded by the coding sequence ATGTACATTCCCCCGGCCTTCAGGGACGACGACATCGAGAGCGTTCACGCGACCATCCGGGCTGCACGGCTCGCGAGCCTCGTCACGGCCACCAGCGAAGGCCCGATCGCAACGCCCTTGCCGCTCTTCCTCGACGAGAGCGAAGGCAAGCATGGCGTGCTGTATGGGCACGTGGCGAAGGCCAACCCGCAATGGAAGCTGCCGCCGATCGGCGATGCGCTGGCGATCTTCTCGGGTCCCGACGCCTATGTGACGCCGTCCTGGTACGCGACCAAGCAGGAGACCGAAAAGGTCGTGCCGACCTGGAACTACATTGCCGTACATGCCTACGGCCCGGTGGAATTCTTCCAGGATCCGGAGCGCCTGCTCGCGGTCGTGACGCGGCTGACCAACAGGCACGAAGGCGCGCGTGCAAAGCCGTGGGCGGTCAACGATGCGCCCGCGGATTTCATCGCCGCGCAGCTGCGCGGGATCGTCGGCGTGCGCATTCCCGTGACCAGGTTCGAAGGCAAGCGCAAGATGAGCCAGAACCGGCCCGAGGCCGATCGCATCGGCGTCGCAGCCGGCCTTGCGGCGAGCGAGAACGCCGGGGATCGCGAGGTCGCGCCCCTGATCCCGCTGCCGGGCTGA
- a CDS encoding nuclear transport factor 2 family protein, producing MDDQAKLAALQRHWDASDANDFEAEHDIYREDALLDYPQSGERIRGRRNIQQSRIAQPNSKRFKVRRIIGGGDLWVSEFVLTYDGVPSYVVSIMEFRDGLVAHETQYFGDRFEPSPSRAHLVERMG from the coding sequence ATGGACGACCAAGCCAAATTGGCGGCGCTCCAGCGCCATTGGGACGCGTCGGACGCGAACGATTTCGAGGCCGAGCATGACATCTATCGCGAGGACGCCTTGCTCGACTATCCGCAGTCCGGAGAGCGCATCCGCGGCCGCCGGAACATTCAGCAGAGCCGAATCGCGCAGCCGAACAGCAAGCGCTTCAAGGTCCGGCGGATCATCGGCGGCGGCGATCTCTGGGTGAGCGAGTTCGTCCTGACCTATGACGGAGTGCCGTCCTACGTCGTCAGCATCATGGAATTCCGTGACGGCCTGGTCGCGCACGAAACGCAATATTTCGGCGACCGATTTGAACCGTCACCGTCGCGCGCGCATCTCGTGGAGCGGATGGGGTAG
- a CDS encoding TerC family protein — MTEFITADALTALLQVVLIDLVLAGDNAVVIGLAAAGLPAEQRRRAIVVGIIAATGLRIMFAGVATQLLQVIGLLLAGGVLLLWVCWKMWRELREQTAHANQLAFSHGGAATGPGAPRKTFGQAAMQIVAADVSMSLDNVLAVAGAAREHPYILAFGLLLSVALMGVAADLLGRVLQKQRWIAYVGLAIVVYVAFEMIYRGSLEIAPVIASL; from the coding sequence ATGACTGAGTTCATCACCGCCGATGCGCTGACTGCGCTGCTCCAGGTCGTCCTGATCGACCTCGTGCTCGCCGGCGACAATGCCGTCGTCATCGGCCTGGCCGCCGCCGGCCTGCCGGCCGAGCAGCGCCGCCGCGCCATCGTCGTCGGCATCATCGCGGCGACCGGCTTGCGCATCATGTTTGCCGGCGTCGCGACCCAGCTTCTGCAAGTGATCGGCCTGCTGCTCGCCGGCGGCGTGCTGTTGCTGTGGGTGTGCTGGAAGATGTGGCGCGAACTGCGCGAGCAGACCGCGCATGCGAACCAGCTTGCGTTCAGCCATGGCGGTGCCGCGACCGGCCCTGGCGCACCGCGCAAGACGTTCGGGCAGGCGGCGATGCAGATCGTGGCCGCGGACGTCTCGATGTCGCTCGACAACGTGCTCGCGGTCGCGGGCGCGGCGCGCGAGCATCCCTACATCCTGGCCTTCGGCCTGCTTCTGTCGGTTGCGCTGATGGGCGTTGCCGCCGATCTGCTCGGTCGCGTGCTGCAGAAGCAGCGCTGGATCGCCTATGTCGGCCTCGCCATCGTCGTCTACGTCGCCTTCGAGATGATCTATCGCGGCTCGCTCGAGATCGCGCCTGTCATCGCAAGTCTCTAA
- a CDS encoding TerB family tellurite resistance protein, protein MSDATTSTPIEITEPRGINEQAAAALVIAGALVAVADRRVSPVERDEVIRFIRERGLAPHIGDDRLFAMFDELAERLEEPDFANVVIDTLRPVADLPLSSHLIELSERVAAADENVDPHEVQAIKLLRLLTLVLPRAKPVGPIAVGAAAKA, encoded by the coding sequence ATGTCTGACGCCACAACTTCCACCCCGATCGAGATCACCGAGCCGCGCGGCATCAACGAGCAGGCTGCGGCGGCGCTGGTAATCGCCGGCGCGCTGGTCGCCGTAGCCGACCGCCGCGTGTCGCCGGTCGAGCGCGACGAGGTGATCCGCTTCATCAGGGAGCGCGGACTGGCGCCGCATATCGGCGACGATCGTCTGTTTGCGATGTTCGACGAGCTCGCCGAACGGCTCGAAGAGCCTGATTTCGCCAACGTCGTGATCGACACGCTGCGCCCGGTCGCGGACCTGCCGCTGTCGTCGCATCTGATCGAGCTGTCGGAACGTGTCGCGGCGGCGGACGAGAACGTGGATCCGCACGAAGTGCAGGCGATCAAGCTGCTGCGGCTGCTGACGCTGGTGCTGCCGCGCGCGAAGCCGGTCGGGCCCATCGCGGTTGGCGCGGCCGCCAAGGCGTGA
- a CDS encoding response regulator transcription factor, producing the protein MRVLLIEDDKMVGAAVEQALRDAAYAVDWVRDAATALLAAENENYEVLLLDLGLPNADGRDVLRRLRADGRKLPIIVVTARDAIDDRIEGLDLGADDYLVKPFEIRELLARMRAVTRREAGGAPALLGNGTLRLDPASREASYLTKSAVLTAREFALLQALLARPGAILSRGELERQLYGWNEEVASNAIEFLIHAVRKKLGVDAIRNVRGVGWMVDRP; encoded by the coding sequence TTGCGGGTTCTGTTGATCGAGGACGACAAGATGGTGGGCGCAGCCGTCGAGCAGGCGCTGAGGGATGCTGCTTACGCCGTCGACTGGGTCAGGGATGCCGCGACAGCGCTGCTCGCGGCGGAAAACGAAAACTACGAGGTGCTGCTGCTCGACCTTGGCCTGCCGAACGCAGATGGCCGTGACGTTCTGCGGCGGTTGCGCGCGGACGGCCGCAAGCTTCCCATCATCGTTGTGACTGCGCGCGACGCAATCGACGACAGGATCGAGGGGCTCGATCTCGGTGCCGACGACTACCTCGTCAAGCCCTTCGAGATCCGCGAATTGCTGGCGCGGATGCGTGCCGTCACACGCCGCGAAGCCGGCGGCGCGCCGGCGCTGCTCGGCAATGGGACGCTGCGGTTGGACCCTGCAAGCCGCGAGGCATCTTACCTGACGAAATCGGCGGTGCTGACGGCGCGCGAATTCGCGCTGCTTCAGGCGCTGCTGGCGCGACCCGGCGCAATTCTGTCGCGCGGCGAGCTGGAGCGACAGCTCTACGGATGGAACGAGGAGGTCGCGAGCAACGCGATCGAGTTTCTGATCCACGCGGTACGAAAGAAACTGGGTGTGGATGCGATCCGAAACGTGCGCGGCGTCGGCTGGATGGTGGACCGCCCATGA
- a CDS encoding substrate-binding domain-containing protein, with the protein MLQIEIEAVWRFRHEGSPRTTVVMLGVLNEIRKTGKITSAASDAHLSYRHVWNLIEQWSEFFGTPLVETQRGKGSKLTPFGERLVWAGERMQARLGPQLENLAQELASEIKPFLEQRPSVIRVHASHGFAVAKLREFLDREPGIGVDLRYVSNQHSLVSLAQGACDLSGLHLPHGTLRAQGIKAAREWLDPREDRIISFVTREMGLMVARGNPLRIASLSDLTRPIVRFVNRDHDSGTRLLFDQLIDAHGIDESKINGAQQIEFTHAAVAAYVASGMADACFGVEAAARQFGLDFIRILTEDYFFVCKRAFLETEPMRRILDIVRSHDFRAAIATLPGYTASDTGDVTGVKAFLEMHAVR; encoded by the coding sequence ATGCTCCAGATCGAGATCGAGGCCGTCTGGCGGTTTCGCCACGAAGGCAGCCCGCGCACCACGGTCGTCATGCTGGGCGTGCTCAACGAGATTCGAAAGACGGGAAAGATCACCAGCGCGGCCAGCGACGCGCACCTGTCCTACCGGCATGTCTGGAATCTGATCGAGCAATGGTCCGAGTTCTTCGGCACGCCTCTCGTCGAGACCCAGCGCGGCAAGGGCTCAAAACTCACGCCGTTCGGCGAGCGGCTGGTGTGGGCCGGCGAGCGCATGCAGGCCCGGCTCGGGCCGCAGCTCGAGAATCTGGCGCAGGAGCTCGCAAGCGAGATCAAGCCGTTTCTCGAACAGCGCCCTTCCGTGATCCGCGTCCATGCCAGCCACGGCTTTGCGGTGGCCAAGCTGCGCGAATTCCTCGACCGGGAGCCCGGCATCGGCGTCGACCTGCGCTATGTCAGCAATCAGCATTCGCTGGTCTCGCTGGCACAGGGCGCCTGCGATCTCTCAGGCCTGCATCTGCCGCACGGCACGCTGCGCGCCCAGGGCATCAAGGCGGCGCGCGAATGGCTCGATCCGCGCGAGGACCGCATCATCAGCTTTGTCACGCGCGAGATGGGCCTGATGGTTGCGCGCGGCAATCCGCTGCGCATCGCCTCGCTCAGTGACCTCACCCGACCCATCGTCCGCTTCGTCAATCGCGATCACGATTCCGGTACGCGGCTTCTGTTCGATCAACTCATCGACGCGCATGGCATCGACGAGAGCAAGATCAACGGCGCCCAGCAGATCGAATTCACCCATGCCGCGGTCGCCGCCTATGTCGCCAGCGGCATGGCCGATGCGTGCTTCGGCGTCGAGGCGGCGGCGCGCCAGTTCGGCCTCGATTTCATCCGCATCCTCACCGAGGACTATTTCTTCGTCTGCAAGCGCGCCTTTCTCGAAACGGAGCCGATGCGGCGCATCCTCGACATCGTCCGCAGTCACGATTTTCGAGCGGCCATCGCCACCCTGCCCGGCTACACCGCATCCGACACCGGCGACGTCACCGGCGTGAAGGCGTTTCTGGAGATGCACGCCGTGCGGTGA
- the nhaA gene encoding Na+/H+ antiporter NhaA, producing the protein MNDQLPGRHLPKSPFFVERALATLQRFLHVEAVSGVVLLVAAAAALLWANSPFAHAYHEVWNLPISLHLGGFVFVRSLHFWINDALMTIFFLVVGMEIRREIHEGALSRFDQAMLPVLAALGGVLVPALIYLGFNTVPGRRQGWAIPTATDIAFAVGVLALLGRSIPANVRVFLLALAIIDDIIAVLIIALFYTSGLDLDGFIVAAVGVLLALGFQRLGFGSAFAYVLPAFIVWAGFLMAGVHPTLAGVLLGLITPVRSARPEIVPPVIRVETALHPWVAYAVMPLFALANAGVDFRSAEFTGGAQFVTLGIGLALCAGKPVGVIGATWLAVRAGGCRLAPGVTWAGVCLVGLLAGIGFTMSIFIAMLAFTDEKLLDAAKFGVLLGSLISVTLGLGWGAEYAHRQREHGDH; encoded by the coding sequence ATGAACGATCAGCTGCCCGGCAGGCACCTGCCCAAATCACCGTTTTTCGTCGAGCGAGCACTCGCGACGCTCCAGCGATTCCTGCACGTCGAGGCCGTCAGCGGCGTGGTGCTGCTGGTGGCTGCGGCGGCCGCCTTGCTCTGGGCCAACTCACCCTTCGCCCATGCGTATCATGAGGTCTGGAACCTGCCGATTTCGCTTCATCTCGGCGGCTTCGTCTTCGTCCGATCGCTGCATTTCTGGATCAACGATGCGTTGATGACGATCTTCTTCCTGGTCGTCGGCATGGAAATCCGCCGCGAGATCCACGAGGGCGCGCTCAGCAGGTTCGATCAGGCCATGCTACCGGTGCTCGCGGCTCTCGGCGGCGTTCTCGTTCCCGCGCTGATCTATCTCGGCTTCAACACGGTCCCGGGACGTCGCCAGGGCTGGGCGATCCCAACCGCGACGGATATCGCTTTCGCGGTCGGCGTGCTCGCGTTGCTGGGACGATCGATCCCCGCGAACGTCAGGGTGTTTCTGCTGGCGCTGGCCATCATCGACGACATCATCGCAGTGCTCATCATCGCATTGTTTTACACGAGCGGACTCGATCTCGACGGCTTCATCGTCGCGGCGGTCGGCGTGCTCCTGGCGCTCGGGTTTCAACGGCTCGGCTTCGGCTCCGCGTTCGCCTACGTGCTGCCTGCATTCATCGTCTGGGCGGGGTTCCTCATGGCTGGCGTCCATCCGACGCTCGCGGGTGTCCTGCTGGGCTTGATCACGCCGGTCCGCTCGGCCCGTCCCGAGATCGTGCCGCCCGTCATTCGTGTTGAAACGGCGCTGCATCCCTGGGTCGCCTACGCCGTCATGCCGCTGTTCGCGTTGGCCAATGCCGGTGTCGACTTCAGAAGTGCCGAGTTCACTGGCGGCGCGCAATTCGTGACGCTGGGCATCGGACTTGCGCTTTGCGCGGGAAAGCCCGTCGGCGTGATCGGTGCGACCTGGCTTGCGGTGCGCGCAGGGGGATGCCGACTGGCGCCGGGCGTGACATGGGCCGGCGTCTGCCTCGTCGGGCTTCTGGCCGGCATCGGCTTCACCATGTCGATCTTCATCGCCATGCTCGCGTTCACCGACGAGAAGCTGCTCGATGCCGCGAAATTCGGCGTGCTGCTCGGCTCGCTCATCTCGGTGACGCTCGGCCTCGGATGGGGAGCCGAATACGCTCACCGGCAGCGCGAGCACGGCGATCACTGA
- a CDS encoding TIGR00645 family protein, with translation MSSEPQAPSARLAPKPPVGLFPRLIFGSRWLQLPLYVGLIVAQAVYVLLFLKELWHLVAHSFDASEQQIMLVVLGLIDVVMISNLLVMVIVGGYETFVSRLNLRGHPDEPEWLSHVNASVLKIKLAMAIVGISSISLLRTFIEAGNLGTTRSNFTESGVMWQVLIHLTFIVSAIGIAWVDRLSENGHRKENGHA, from the coding sequence ATGTCGTCCGAACCCCAGGCACCTTCGGCGCGCCTCGCGCCAAAGCCGCCGGTCGGCCTGTTTCCGCGCCTGATCTTCGGCTCGCGCTGGCTGCAATTGCCGCTCTATGTCGGCCTCATCGTCGCGCAGGCCGTCTATGTGCTGCTGTTCCTGAAGGAGCTCTGGCACCTGGTCGCGCACTCGTTCGACGCCAGCGAGCAGCAGATCATGCTGGTCGTGCTCGGACTTATCGACGTCGTCATGATCTCGAACCTGCTCGTGATGGTGATCGTCGGCGGCTACGAGACCTTCGTCTCGCGTCTGAACCTGCGCGGCCATCCCGACGAGCCCGAATGGCTGAGCCATGTCAACGCCAGCGTGCTCAAGATCAAGCTTGCGATGGCGATCGTCGGCATCTCCTCGATCTCGCTGCTCAGGACGTTCATCGAGGCCGGGAATCTCGGCACCACGCGCAGCAATTTCACCGAGAGCGGCGTGATGTGGCAGGTGTTGATCCACCTGACCTTCATCGTCTCGGCGATCGGTATCGCCTGGGTCGACCGCCTCAGCGAGAATGGACACCGAAAGGAGAACGGTCACGCCTGA
- a CDS encoding aldehyde dehydrogenase family protein: protein MSAAYDFAHSPATEFMARPQHLLIDGRRVPASSGRTFKSLNPATGQAIATIAEGGEADVELAVAAARRAFEGPWRTMRASERGRILLHWADLLRVHADEIIELESIDAGKPVTATMRQDFPAALDTLTYYAGWADKISGDVVPVRDDALTYTMREPVGVVAAIVPWNFPLMIGMWKLAPALACGCTIVMKPAELTSLSALRIAELALEAGLPKGVFNVVTGPGRVVGDALVNHPDVDKVTFTGSPGVGRGIMKGAASNFKRVSLELGGKSANVIFHDADLEAASKAAASGIFFNAGQVCSAGSRVLVQESAYDEVVERLAARARSIKIGDPLDRKTALGPVISEKQMRSILDYVEIGQKEGARLVTGGARVGERGYFISPTVFADVAHEMRISQEEIFGPVVSVIKFKDEADALRIANGTAYSLAAGVWSRDIGKLQRFAKRARAGTVWMNTYGYTDVRLPWGGERDSGLGREHGTAALDNFTEPKAVWMNLAV from the coding sequence ATGTCAGCTGCATATGATTTTGCGCATTCGCCGGCGACCGAATTCATGGCCCGGCCGCAGCATCTGCTGATCGACGGCCGCCGCGTCCCTGCAAGCTCGGGCCGCACCTTCAAATCGCTCAATCCTGCCACCGGCCAAGCCATCGCCACCATCGCCGAAGGCGGCGAGGCCGATGTCGAGCTTGCCGTAGCCGCCGCGCGCCGCGCCTTCGAAGGTCCGTGGCGTACGATGCGCGCGTCGGAGCGCGGCCGGATCCTGCTGCACTGGGCGGATCTGTTGAGAGTGCACGCCGACGAGATCATAGAGCTCGAGTCGATCGACGCCGGCAAGCCTGTGACCGCGACGATGCGCCAGGACTTTCCGGCGGCTCTGGACACGCTGACCTATTACGCCGGCTGGGCCGACAAGATCAGCGGTGACGTCGTGCCGGTGCGTGACGATGCCCTGACCTACACCATGCGCGAGCCGGTCGGCGTGGTCGCGGCGATCGTGCCGTGGAATTTCCCGCTGATGATCGGCATGTGGAAGCTTGCGCCGGCGCTCGCCTGCGGCTGCACCATCGTGATGAAGCCGGCCGAATTGACCTCACTGTCGGCGCTGCGCATCGCCGAGCTCGCCCTTGAAGCAGGTTTGCCGAAAGGAGTCTTCAACGTCGTGACAGGACCTGGCCGTGTCGTCGGCGACGCGCTGGTTAATCACCCTGACGTGGACAAGGTCACCTTCACCGGCTCGCCCGGCGTCGGCCGCGGAATCATGAAGGGCGCGGCCAGCAACTTCAAGCGCGTCTCGCTCGAGCTCGGCGGCAAATCGGCCAACGTGATTTTTCACGACGCCGACCTCGAAGCAGCCAGCAAGGCAGCCGCCTCCGGCATCTTCTTCAATGCGGGCCAGGTCTGCTCGGCGGGCTCGCGCGTGCTGGTGCAGGAGAGCGCCTATGACGAGGTCGTCGAGCGGCTCGCTGCGCGCGCAAGGTCGATCAAGATCGGCGATCCGCTCGACCGCAAGACCGCGCTCGGCCCCGTGATCTCCGAGAAGCAGATGAGGTCGATCCTCGACTATGTCGAGATCGGCCAGAAGGAAGGCGCGAGGCTCGTCACCGGCGGCGCGCGGGTCGGCGAGCGCGGCTACTTCATCAGCCCGACGGTGTTCGCCGATGTCGCGCACGAGATGCGGATCTCGCAGGAGGAGATCTTCGGCCCCGTCGTCAGCGTCATCAAGTTCAAGGACGAGGCCGATGCTCTACGGATCGCCAACGGCACGGCCTACAGCCTAGCCGCCGGCGTCTGGAGCCGCGACATCGGCAAGCTCCAGCGCTTCGCCAAGCGGGCGCGCGCCGGCACCGTCTGGATGAACACCTATGGCTATACCGACGTGCGGCTGCCCTGGGGCGGCGAGCGCGACTCCGGCCTCGGCCGCGAGCACGGCACTGCCGCGCTCGACAATTTCACCGAGCCCAAGGCCGTCTGGATGAATTTGGCCGTCTGA
- a CDS encoding diguanylate cyclase, protein MPSRRLHARIQHHPTMVVWALVVLMSACVLGLVAWKAALGREMALTRNEDDVRNLVHSLTQHAVHSFQAPDVAMGGLVDLLKYRKPESAARFNAYLANTVRSLPQLREIKVLDVNGDAIYSSGELQTHNNADRAYFHFHRDTPGNELRISGPFKSRTTGLPTIVLSKRISDAATGAFAGIVMATIPCDYFAGFYQSFRIGEHGAISLITGDGKVLARWPEGSSGRDLSGTPLFQTRLKQDPVGYYRITSPFDGIAKYFGYEQADRYPIVVTVARSEAQILAGWQQALRRDALVAFVLLLVVAGIATLLARQFHYRTRLEQSLCEREARYRLLAENIADIVLVLDARGVCRYVSQSIHAALGMTEDMVVGRSCLDFVHPDDHEIVANSGSLLDESSHSRSITFRVRRPDGSIVWLESNFRPARGLGPEGRSTVAVLRDVTQRKLLEDELSTATRRLAQLATTDGLTRLANRRSFDGFLREAYEHNSVLSVLMIDIDHFKGFNDTLGHQAGDDCLRQIAGAIDQIAARSGGQAARYGGEEFAVVLPGLMEERAMEIAEQLRQSVINLDIRHPAAPRGTVTISIGVADKQEIGSNDIALLRQADIALYRAKDAGRNRAVASTSLHSAEVTSPPLADLGLAG, encoded by the coding sequence ATGCCGTCACGACGCCTTCACGCCAGGATTCAGCACCATCCGACCATGGTCGTGTGGGCGCTCGTCGTGCTCATGAGCGCCTGCGTGCTCGGCCTGGTTGCGTGGAAGGCCGCCCTCGGTCGCGAGATGGCATTGACGCGCAACGAGGACGACGTTCGCAACCTCGTGCATTCGCTGACCCAGCACGCCGTCCATTCGTTCCAGGCTCCCGACGTCGCGATGGGCGGCCTCGTCGATCTGCTCAAATATCGCAAGCCCGAGAGCGCGGCGCGGTTCAATGCCTATCTGGCAAACACTGTGCGCTCGCTGCCCCAGCTCCGCGAGATCAAGGTGCTCGACGTCAACGGCGATGCGATCTATTCGAGTGGGGAGCTGCAAACGCACAACAATGCGGATCGCGCTTATTTCCACTTCCACCGGGATACTCCCGGCAACGAGCTGCGCATCAGCGGCCCGTTCAAGTCCCGAACCACGGGCCTTCCAACCATCGTGCTGTCGAAACGCATCAGCGATGCGGCGACCGGCGCATTTGCCGGAATCGTCATGGCGACGATTCCTTGCGACTATTTCGCCGGCTTCTATCAGTCGTTCCGGATCGGCGAGCATGGCGCCATCAGCCTGATCACCGGTGACGGCAAGGTCTTGGCACGCTGGCCGGAGGGCTCCAGCGGCCGCGACCTTTCAGGCACGCCGCTGTTTCAGACGCGCCTGAAGCAGGATCCCGTCGGCTATTACAGGATAACCTCGCCGTTCGACGGGATTGCGAAATATTTCGGCTACGAACAGGCCGACCGCTATCCCATCGTGGTGACCGTTGCGCGATCCGAGGCGCAGATCCTTGCCGGATGGCAACAAGCGCTGCGCCGGGACGCGCTCGTGGCCTTCGTCCTCCTGCTCGTCGTGGCCGGCATCGCCACACTGCTGGCGCGGCAGTTCCACTACCGTACCCGCCTCGAACAGTCGCTTTGCGAGCGTGAGGCACGCTATCGCCTGCTTGCCGAGAACATCGCCGACATCGTGCTGGTGCTCGATGCGAGAGGCGTGTGCCGCTATGTGTCGCAGTCGATTCACGCGGCCCTCGGCATGACCGAAGACATGGTGGTCGGACGTTCCTGCCTCGATTTCGTCCACCCCGACGACCACGAGATCGTGGCCAACAGCGGCAGCCTTCTTGACGAGAGCAGTCATTCGCGATCGATCACCTTCCGCGTCAGGCGACCGGACGGCTCCATCGTATGGCTCGAATCGAATTTTCGACCGGCCCGCGGCCTCGGCCCCGAAGGGCGCTCGACCGTCGCCGTGCTGCGCGACGTGACGCAGCGCAAGCTGCTCGAAGACGAACTGTCGACCGCGACCCGGCGCCTTGCACAGCTCGCCACCACCGACGGTCTGACGCGGCTCGCCAATCGCCGGAGCTTCGACGGCTTCCTGCGCGAGGCCTATGAGCACAATTCGGTCCTCTCGGTGCTGATGATCGACATCGATCACTTCAAGGGATTCAACGACACGCTCGGCCATCAGGCCGGCGACGACTGCCTGCGCCAGATTGCCGGCGCGATCGACCAGATTGCGGCGCGTTCCGGCGGCCAGGCCGCAAGATATGGCGGCGAGGAATTCGCCGTCGTGCTGCCGGGCCTCATGGAAGAGCGCGCGATGGAGATCGCCGAACAGTTGCGGCAATCGGTCATAAATCTCGACATCCGCCATCCCGCGGCACCGCGCGGCACCGTGACCATCAGCATCGGCGTCGCCGACAAGCAAGAAATCGGCAGCAACGACATTGCGCTGCTGCGACAGGCCGACATCGCGCTCTACCGCGCCAAGGACGCCGGCCGGAATCGTGCGGTCGCAAGCACGTCGCTGCACAGCGCGGAGGTGACCTCGCCTCCGCTCGCCGACCTGGGTCTCGCCGGGTAG